The Pseudomonas pergaminensis nucleotide sequence TGCTGAAAGCTGCTGACGCCGAAGGGTTTGCCGGGGATGCGCTGGTGGTGCCTGACCCCTACCTGGCTTATGCGCGGGTGTCGCACCTGTTCGATCCCAAGCCCAAGGCCGCCAGCGGTATTCATCCGTCTGCGGTGATCGCCGATGATGCCCAGGTTGACCCTGCGGCCAGCGTCGGCGCCTTTGCGGTGATCGAGAGCGGCGCACGCATTGGGGCGGGTGTCACCGTGGGTGCCCATTGCTTTATCGGCGCGCGCTGTGAGATTGGCGCAGACGGTTGGCTGGCACCGCGCGTGACCCTGTACCACGATGTGCGTATCGGTGAGCGCGTCGTCATCCAGTCGGGTGCCGTGATCGGCGGTGAAGGTTTTGGCTTTGCCAATGCCAAGGGCATCTGGAACAAGATTGCCCAGGTCGGCGGCGTACTGATCGGCGACGACGTGGAAATTGGCGTGAACACGGCTGTCGATCGCGGGGCCCTGGCCGATACCGTGATCGGTAACGGTGTGAAGCTCGACAACCAGATCCAGATCGCCCACAACGTACAGATTGGCGATCACACCGCCATGGCGGCGTGCGTGGGTATCTCCGGCAGCACCAAGATCGGCAAGCACTGCATGCTCGCCGGTGGCGTTGGGCTGGTGGGGCATATCGAAATTTGCGACAACGTTTTCATCACCGGCATGACCATGGTCACCCACTCGATTACCGAGCCCGGGGCCTATTCGTCCGGTACCGCCATGCAGCCTGCGGCTGAATGGCGCAAGAGTGCAGCACGGTTGAGGCAGCTCGACGACATGGCTCGACGCCTCAAACAGCTGGAAAAGCGTGTTGGGGACGTGACCCCTGGCGGTAATGCTTCATCAGAAGGCTGATACCATTTCCATATCAAGTGTGCACAGCCGCTAGACTGCCTCCTTGATTTGCTAGCGGGGCGTGCTTTTAGTTCGCCCGCCCCCAATCTTTATTACAGGCTTCCCCCCGAAATGATGGACATCAACGAGATTCGCGAATACCTGCCTCACCGTTACCCGTTCCTGTTGGTGGACCGTGTAGTGGACCTCAACGTCGAGGAAAAGCGCATTCGTGCCTATAAGAATGTCAGCATCAACGAACCGTTCTTCAACGGTCACTTTCCCGCGCATCCAATCATGCCGGGCGTGTTGATCATCGAAGCGATGGCCCAGGCTGCCGGTATCCTTGGTTTCAAAATGCTCGACCTCAAGCCTGCCGACGGCACGCTTTACTATTTCGTGGGCTCCGACAAGTTGCGTTTCCGCAACCCGGTGACCCCGGGTGACCAGTTGATCCTGGAAGCCAAGTTCATCAGCTGCAAGCGCCAGATCTGGAAGTTCGAATGCCAGGCCTCGGTGGACGGCAAGCCGGTGTGCTCCGCCGAGATCATCTGTGCGGAACGCAAACTATGAGTTTGATTGACCCTCGCGCAATCATCGATCCGTCGGCCGTTCTGGCCGCCGACGTTGAGGTCGGCCCCTGGTCGATCATCGGCGCAGGTGTGGAAATCGGCGAGGGGACTGTCATCGGGCCGCACGTGATCCTCAAGGGTCCGACCCGCATTGGCAAACACAATCGCATCTACCAGTTCTCCTCGGTAGGCGAAGACACCCCGGACATGAAGTACAAGGGTGAAGAGACACGCCTGGTAATCGGTGATCACAACATCATCCGTGAAGGCGTGACCATTCACCGTGGCACTGTGCAGGACCGGGCCGAGACCACGCTGGGTGATCACAACCTGGTCATGGCCTATGCCCATATCGGTCACGACAGCGTCATTGGCAACCACTGCATCCTGGTCAACAACACCGCGTTGGCGGGCCATGTGCACGTTGACGATTGGGCGATCCTGTCCGGGTTCACCCTGGTGCATCAGTACTGCCATATCGGCGCCCACAGCTTTTCCGGCATGGGCACTGCCATCGGCAAGGATGTTCCGGCGTTCGTTACGGTATTCGGCAACCCGGCCGAAGCCCGCAGCATGAACTTCGAAGGCATGCGCCGTCGCGGGTTCAGCGAAGACGCGATCCACGCCCTGCGCCGTGCCTACAAGGTGGTTTATCGTCAAGGGCTCACGGTCGACCAGGCGTTGACTCAACTGGCCGAGCCGGCAGCGCTGTTCCCGGAAGTCGCGGTGTTCCGCGACTCGATCCAGGCGTCGACTCGCGGCATCACCCGCTAATCATGGCTAATCTGCGTATCGCGCTGGTGGCCGGGGAAGCTTCCGGCGACATTCTGGGCGCAGGCCTTATGCGGGCCCTCAAGGCCCAGCACCCGGCGGTGGAATTCATCGGTGTCGGCGGCCCGCTGATGCAGGCTGAAGGGCTCACCTCCTACTTCCCCATGGAGCGTCTGTCGGTCATGGGGCTGGTCGAGGTGCTGGGTCGCCTGCGCGAGTTGTTGGCCCGTCGCAAGCTGCTGATCCAGACCTTGATCGAAGAAAAGCCCGATGTGTTCATCGGCATCGACGCGCCGGACTTCACCCTCAATATCGAACTCAAACTGCGCCAGGCCGGCATCAAGACCGTGCACTACGTCAGCCCGTCCGTCTGGGCGTGGCGGCAGAAGCGCGTGCTCAAGATCCGCGAGGGCTGCGACCTGATGCTGACCTTGCTGCCGTTCGAGGCCCGGTTCTACGAAGAAAAGGGCGTGCCGGTGCGGTTTGTCGGGCATACCCTGGCCGACGCGATTCCCCTGCAGGCTGATCGCGCGGCCGCGCGTGCCGAGCTGGGCTTGCCCGACGGCCCGCTGGTCGCGCTGATGCCTGGCAGCCGTGGTGGCGAAGTGGGGCGACTGGCCTCGGTGTTTTTCGATGCTGCCGAACGTCTGCTGGCCTTGAAGCCGGGCATACGTTTCGTGCTGCCTTGCGCCAGCCCGCAACGTCGCGCGCAGATCGAAACACTGCTGGAAGGTCGCAACCTGCCGTTGACCTTGCTCGATGGTCAGTCACACCTGGCCCTGGCCGCCTGTGATGCGGTGCTGATCGCCTCGGGTACGGCCACTCTGGAAGCCTTGCTGTACAAGCGCCCGATGGTGGTGGCCTACCGCCTGGCGCCGCTGACCTTCTGGATCCTCAAGCGCATGGTCAAAAGCCCTTACATCTCCCTGCCCAACCTGCTGGCCCAGCGCCTGTTGGTGCCGGAGTTGTTGCAGGACGATGCAACGCCCGAGGCCCTGGCGCAAACTTTACTACCCTTGATCGACGGCGGCGAAGAACAGACCCGCGGCTTCGACGACATCCACCGCACCCTGCGTCGTGATGCGTCGAACCAGGCAGCCGACGCCGTATTGACCCTGATCGGCAAGCAACAGGAAGCCTTATGACGACGCAGATGGGCCTGGATTTCAGCCTGGTTGCCGAAGCCCACGAACTGGTGGCCGGTGTTGACGAAGTCGGGCGCGGGCCTTTGTGCGGCGCCGTGGTCACGGCGGCAGTGATCCTCGATCCAAACCGCCCGATCCTCGGTCTCAACGACTCGAAGAAACTCACCGAAGCGCGCCGCGAAAAACTCTACGACGAGATCTGTGAGAAAGCCCTGAGCTGGCATATCGCCCGGGCTGAAGTTGAAGAAATCGACCAGCTGAACATTTTGCACGCCACCATGCTGGCCATGCAGCGTGCAGTCGAGGGGCTGCACATCACCCCGAAAATGGCGATGATCGACGGTAACCGCTGCCCCAAGCTTGCCATGCCTTCCGAGGCGGTGGTCAAGGGTGATAGCAAGGTGCCTGCCATCGCCGCCGCGTCAATCCTGGCCAAAGTCAGTCGTGACCGGGAAATGGCTGCGTTCGAATTGATCTACCCCGGCTACGGCATCGGCGGTCATAAAGGCTACCCGACGCCCGTTCATCTGGAAGCCCTGGCTCGCCTTGGCCCGACGCCGATCCACCGCCGCTCGTTCGCCCCAGTGCGCCAGGCTTACGAGCTGCGCGAGAGCTTCAGCGAGGTTTAGTCGCAAGGCTGATGTTTTTGCCAAGGCCCGGTACAATCCGGGCCTTGTTGTCTCCACGTTTCTAGACAGGATCACTATGCCGGCTTCATTCGTTCACCTACGCCTGCACACTGAATACTCCCTGGTCGACGGCCTGGTACGGATCAAACCGCTGGTCAAAACCCTGGTGGGCATGAACATGCCTGCGGTAGCGGTTACCGATCAGAACAACATGTGTTCCCTGGTCAAGTTCTACAAGAACGCCATGGGCGCCGGTATCAAGCCGATTTGCGGCGCCGACCTGTGGCTGTCCAACAAAGACCCGGATAACCCCCTGAGCCGCATCAGCCTGCTGGCGATGAACGGCGTGGGTTATCGCAACCTCACCGAATTGATTTCCCGTGGCTTTATCGACGGCCAGCGTAATGGCTCGATCATTATCGAGCGCGAATGGGTCGCCGAGGCCAGCGAAGGCCTGATCATGCTGTCGGCCGCCAAAGAGGGCGAGATCGGTATCGCGCTGCTGGGTGGCAACCCTCAAGAAGCCGAAGTACTGGCCAAGGAGTGGATGCAGGTCTTCTCTGATCGTTTCTACCTGGAAGTCCAGCGTACCAACCGCCCCAACGATGAAGAGCATCTGCACGCCGCCGTGGCCCTGGCCGACAAGCTGGGCGCGCCGCTGGTGGCGACCAACGATGTGCGCTTCATCAAGAAGGAAGACTTCGAAGCCCACGAAACCCGCGTATGCATCGGCGAAGGCCGGGCCCTGGATGACCCGCGTCGCTCGAAGAACTACAGCGAGGAGCAGT carries:
- the lpxD gene encoding UDP-3-O-(3-hydroxymyristoyl)glucosamine N-acyltransferase; translated protein: MTATIRLGELAEFLGATLRGSPEKEITGLATLQEAGPAQLSFLANPQYRKYLVDSQAAAVLLKAADAEGFAGDALVVPDPYLAYARVSHLFDPKPKAASGIHPSAVIADDAQVDPAASVGAFAVIESGARIGAGVTVGAHCFIGARCEIGADGWLAPRVTLYHDVRIGERVVIQSGAVIGGEGFGFANAKGIWNKIAQVGGVLIGDDVEIGVNTAVDRGALADTVIGNGVKLDNQIQIAHNVQIGDHTAMAACVGISGSTKIGKHCMLAGGVGLVGHIEICDNVFITGMTMVTHSITEPGAYSSGTAMQPAAEWRKSAARLRQLDDMARRLKQLEKRVGDVTPGGNASSEG
- the fabZ gene encoding 3-hydroxyacyl-ACP dehydratase FabZ; translation: MMDINEIREYLPHRYPFLLVDRVVDLNVEEKRIRAYKNVSINEPFFNGHFPAHPIMPGVLIIEAMAQAAGILGFKMLDLKPADGTLYYFVGSDKLRFRNPVTPGDQLILEAKFISCKRQIWKFECQASVDGKPVCSAEIICAERKL
- the lpxB gene encoding lipid-A-disaccharide synthase codes for the protein MANLRIALVAGEASGDILGAGLMRALKAQHPAVEFIGVGGPLMQAEGLTSYFPMERLSVMGLVEVLGRLRELLARRKLLIQTLIEEKPDVFIGIDAPDFTLNIELKLRQAGIKTVHYVSPSVWAWRQKRVLKIREGCDLMLTLLPFEARFYEEKGVPVRFVGHTLADAIPLQADRAAARAELGLPDGPLVALMPGSRGGEVGRLASVFFDAAERLLALKPGIRFVLPCASPQRRAQIETLLEGRNLPLTLLDGQSHLALAACDAVLIASGTATLEALLYKRPMVVAYRLAPLTFWILKRMVKSPYISLPNLLAQRLLVPELLQDDATPEALAQTLLPLIDGGEEQTRGFDDIHRTLRRDASNQAADAVLTLIGKQQEAL
- the rnhB gene encoding ribonuclease HII, with the translated sequence MTTQMGLDFSLVAEAHELVAGVDEVGRGPLCGAVVTAAVILDPNRPILGLNDSKKLTEARREKLYDEICEKALSWHIARAEVEEIDQLNILHATMLAMQRAVEGLHITPKMAMIDGNRCPKLAMPSEAVVKGDSKVPAIAAASILAKVSRDREMAAFELIYPGYGIGGHKGYPTPVHLEALARLGPTPIHRRSFAPVRQAYELRESFSEV
- the lpxA gene encoding acyl-ACP--UDP-N-acetylglucosamine O-acyltransferase gives rise to the protein MSLIDPRAIIDPSAVLAADVEVGPWSIIGAGVEIGEGTVIGPHVILKGPTRIGKHNRIYQFSSVGEDTPDMKYKGEETRLVIGDHNIIREGVTIHRGTVQDRAETTLGDHNLVMAYAHIGHDSVIGNHCILVNNTALAGHVHVDDWAILSGFTLVHQYCHIGAHSFSGMGTAIGKDVPAFVTVFGNPAEARSMNFEGMRRRGFSEDAIHALRRAYKVVYRQGLTVDQALTQLAEPAALFPEVAVFRDSIQASTRGITR